The Anopheles merus strain MAF chromosome 2L, AmerM5.1, whole genome shotgun sequence genome has a segment encoding these proteins:
- the LOC121592687 gene encoding epsin-1 isoform X1, producing the protein MRKTDTQMNVAGIRRNIKNLAHNYSDAQVKVREATSNDPWGPSSTIMAEIADLTYNVVAFSEIMQMIWKRMNDHGKNWRHVYKALLLLEYLIKTGTEKVAQQCKENIYAIQTLKEFQYMEEGKDQGMHVREKAKQLVSLLKDDERLKNERARALKAKERFARTASGFGSDGSIDGPTQRDPRPPNWGEGEPIAGAATSGVGKPVSEIEFVRPQTVGEEELQLQLAMAMSREEAEQEEQKRRSDDVRLQLALSQSEQDFKKDGDPPAGSSALVDLLDISFGAASISSPSQQPLAGPSGTSGTIDPWGMPVAGGSRPTTTDPWSRTSSPPAVVDPWLNTASALPTAGPSTSKPPLLGADTWQPRTQSPSVTSGSSVEGWLQNGAGAGAAAAAGPMMMNGAGASNGNLDPWYSKTNAVPIGATAPPMGVASGDPWQANKRSTPVPTAAAAAASGDPWQANTSAVKLDPWAPVSNNSATGSVGDLEATFGAAGGPLMNRPSPVGAITSPVSDLDEFDIITKRAASNNSSGSTTNNNNNHNAASNNLNNNSSLLLGDLDPLSSSGTNSSSPSMGASTAAKKTPQSFLGENSALVNLDNLIKPMPSGGSVAAAATSSAAYNPFGETGGAGAPVQKNLFQQNQPQVPSINQLKQSPFPVTLNQDPWAPVANMTTAQPTADEDETEYFPFPTVDVNANSELSSASYARAATDYQQQYQQQQPQNWPPPTAHLEHIDCRLNDTGVTIEDDIFNTNYAIAPSAAPGGNIERHLSAAQLDSTRPLRQLYDFHFAVDDDTLDVAGPGGGGTSAFTTTTTTDAFNHNDNRQGGGNNTTFADTCHANNNYHANLNNNNSAPWMNPQSSNPFLS; encoded by the exons A TGAGGAAAACCGACACACAAATGAACGTAGCTGGCATACGTCGCAACATCAAGAACCTCGCCCACAACTACTCCGATGCGCAGGTGAAGGTGCGGGAAGCCACCTCGAACGACCCATGGGGCCCTTCGTCCACGATCATGGCGGAGATTGCCGACCTCACGTACAACGTGGTGGCCTTCTCCGAAATCATGCAGATGATCTGGAAGCGCATGAACGACCATGGCAAAAACTGGCGGCACGTGTACAAGGCACTG CTACTGCTGGAGTACCTCATCAAAACGGGTACGGAGAAGGTGGCGCAACAGTGCAAGGAAAATATCTACGCCATCCAAACGCTGAAGGAATTCCAGTACATGGAGGAGGGCAAGGATCAGGGCATGCACGTGCGCGAAAAGGCGAAACAGCTCGTATCGCTGCTAAAGGATGACGAGCGGCTGAAGAACGAGCGGGCCCGTGCCCTGAAGGCGAAGGAACGTTTCGCCCGAACGGCGAGCGGGTTCGGTAGCGATGGTTCGATCGATGGTCCAACGCAGCGTGACCCAAGG CCACCGAACTGGGGCGAAGGCGAACCGATTGCGGGGGCAGCAACGAGCGGTGTCGGCAAGCCGGTGTCTGAGATTGAGTTCGTGCGACCGCAGACGGTCGGCGAGGAGGAATTGCAGCTGCAGCTAGCGATGGCTATGTCGCGCGAGGAAGCGGAACAGGAGGAGCAAAAGCGCCGCAGCGACGATGTTCGATTGCAGTTGGCACTCAGCCAAAGCGAGCAGGACTTCAA GAAAGACGGCGATCCCCCAGCAGGAAGTAGCGCGTTGGTGGATTTGTTGGACATTTCTTTCGGAGCGGCATCCATAAGCAGCCCGTCTCAGCAACCGCTCGCCGGTCCCTCCGGTACCAGTGGTACGATCGATCCTTGGGGAATGCCCGTTGCCGGTGGATCCCGACCGACG ACGACGGATCCCTGGTCGCGAACCTCATCTCCGCCGGCGGTAGTAGATCCGTGGCTAAACACTGCATCGGCCCTACCTACGGCGGGACCATCCACCTCGAAACCTCCGCTGCTTGGAGCGGACACGTGGCAACCGCGCACACAATCGCCCTCGGTAACGTCTGGTTCGTCGGTTGAGGGTTGGTTGCAAAATGGTGCAGGTGCaggtgccgctgctgccgccggaccgatgatgatgaatggTGCCGGAGCTTCAAATGGAAACCTGGACCCGTGGTACAGCAAAACGAATGCTGTCCCTATTGGAGCTACTGCG CCTCCCATGGGCGTTGCATCTGGCGATCCTTGGCAAGCGAATAAACGATCCACGCCCGtgcctactgctgctgctgctgctgccagtggTGATCCGTGGCAGGCAAACACATCTGCTGTTAAGCTAGACCCGTGGGCTCCAGTTAGCAATAACTCAGCCACGGGAAGTGTTGGAGATTTGGAAGCTACCTTTGGCGCAGCTGGTGGA CCTCTGATGAATCGACCCTCGCCCGTTGGTGCTATCACTTCACCGGTTTCCGATCTGGACGAGTTTGACATTATTACCAAGCGGGCGGCAAGCAACAACAGTAGCGgcagcaccaccaacaacaataataatcacAATGCCGCTAGCAACAATCTGAATAACAACAGTT CACTGCTTCTCGGGGACCTAGATCCACTGTCATCCTCCGGCACGAACTCGAGCTCACCCAGCATGGGCGCGTCGACGGCCGCAAAGAAGACACCGCAATCGTTCCTCGGCGAAAACTCGGCCCTCGTAAACCTGGACAATCTAATCAAACCAATGCCGAGCGGTGGCAGTGTGGCAGCAGCGGCCACATCGTCCGCGGCTTACAATCCGTTCGGCGAAACCGGCGGTGCCGGTGCACCCGTACAGAAGAACCTATTCCAACAGAATCAACCTCAG GTTCCGTCCATCAATCAATTGAAACAGTCCCCGTTCCCAGTAACGCTTAATCAGGACCCATGGGCACCGGTTGCAAACATGACCACAGCGCAA CCAACTGCTGATGAGGACGAAACGGAATACTTTCCGTTCCCAACGGTTGATGTGAATGCAAACAGTGAGCTTTCATCAGCCTCTTACGCACGTGCGGCTACCGATTACCAACAGCAAtaccaacaacagcagccacaAAATTGGCCACCTCCAACGGCTCACTTGGAACACATCGACTGTCGTCTCAACGATACCGGTGTTACCATCGAGGATGACATTTTCAACACCAACTACGCAATCGCACCTTCCGCAGCGCCGGGTGGCAACATCGAACGACATCTGTCTGCTGCACAGCTGGATAGTACGCGCCCACTGCGTCAGCTGTACGATTTCCACTTTGCTGTCGATGACGATACGCTCGATGTTGCCGGTCCTGGTGGAGGAGGGACGTCGGcttttactactactactactacagaCGCTTTCAATCATAATGACAATCGTCAGGGTGGTGGCAATAATACGACCTTTGCTGATACATGTCACGCTAACAACAATTACCAC GCCAAtctaaacaataacaatagcGCTCCCTGGATGAATCCTCAATCGTCGAATCCATTCCTCTCGTAA
- the LOC121592687 gene encoding epsin-1 isoform X3 — protein sequence MRKTDTQMNVAGIRRNIKNLAHNYSDAQVKVREATSNDPWGPSSTIMAEIADLTYNVVAFSEIMQMIWKRMNDHGKNWRHVYKALLLLEYLIKTGTEKVAQQCKENIYAIQTLKEFQYMEEGKDQGMHVREKAKQLVSLLKDDERLKNERARALKAKERFARTASGFGSDGSIDGPTQRDPRPPNWGEGEPIAGAATSGVGKPVSEIEFVRPQTVGEEELQLQLAMAMSREEAEQEEQKRRSDDVRLQLALSQSEQDFKKDGDPPAGSSALVDLLDISFGAASISSPSQQPLAGPSGTSGTIDPWGMPVAGGSRPTTTDPWSRTSSPPAVVDPWLNTASALPTAGPSTSKPPLLGADTWQPRTQSPSVTSGSSVEGWLQNGAGAGAAAAAGPMMMNGAGASNGNLDPWYSKTNAVPIGATAPPMGVASGDPWQANKRSTPVPTAAAAAASGDPWQANTSAVKLDPWAPVSNNSATGSVGDLEATFGAAGGPLMNRPSPVGAITSPVSDLDEFDIITKRAASNNSSGSTTNNNNNHNAASNNLNNNSSLLLGDLDPLSSSGTNSSSPSMGASTAAKKTPQSFLGENSALVNLDNLIKPMPSGGSVAAAATSSAAYNPFGETGGAGAPVQKNLFQQNQPQVPSINQLKQSPFPVTLNQDPWAPVANMTTAQANLNNNNSAPWMNPQSSNPFLS from the exons A TGAGGAAAACCGACACACAAATGAACGTAGCTGGCATACGTCGCAACATCAAGAACCTCGCCCACAACTACTCCGATGCGCAGGTGAAGGTGCGGGAAGCCACCTCGAACGACCCATGGGGCCCTTCGTCCACGATCATGGCGGAGATTGCCGACCTCACGTACAACGTGGTGGCCTTCTCCGAAATCATGCAGATGATCTGGAAGCGCATGAACGACCATGGCAAAAACTGGCGGCACGTGTACAAGGCACTG CTACTGCTGGAGTACCTCATCAAAACGGGTACGGAGAAGGTGGCGCAACAGTGCAAGGAAAATATCTACGCCATCCAAACGCTGAAGGAATTCCAGTACATGGAGGAGGGCAAGGATCAGGGCATGCACGTGCGCGAAAAGGCGAAACAGCTCGTATCGCTGCTAAAGGATGACGAGCGGCTGAAGAACGAGCGGGCCCGTGCCCTGAAGGCGAAGGAACGTTTCGCCCGAACGGCGAGCGGGTTCGGTAGCGATGGTTCGATCGATGGTCCAACGCAGCGTGACCCAAGG CCACCGAACTGGGGCGAAGGCGAACCGATTGCGGGGGCAGCAACGAGCGGTGTCGGCAAGCCGGTGTCTGAGATTGAGTTCGTGCGACCGCAGACGGTCGGCGAGGAGGAATTGCAGCTGCAGCTAGCGATGGCTATGTCGCGCGAGGAAGCGGAACAGGAGGAGCAAAAGCGCCGCAGCGACGATGTTCGATTGCAGTTGGCACTCAGCCAAAGCGAGCAGGACTTCAA GAAAGACGGCGATCCCCCAGCAGGAAGTAGCGCGTTGGTGGATTTGTTGGACATTTCTTTCGGAGCGGCATCCATAAGCAGCCCGTCTCAGCAACCGCTCGCCGGTCCCTCCGGTACCAGTGGTACGATCGATCCTTGGGGAATGCCCGTTGCCGGTGGATCCCGACCGACG ACGACGGATCCCTGGTCGCGAACCTCATCTCCGCCGGCGGTAGTAGATCCGTGGCTAAACACTGCATCGGCCCTACCTACGGCGGGACCATCCACCTCGAAACCTCCGCTGCTTGGAGCGGACACGTGGCAACCGCGCACACAATCGCCCTCGGTAACGTCTGGTTCGTCGGTTGAGGGTTGGTTGCAAAATGGTGCAGGTGCaggtgccgctgctgccgccggaccgatgatgatgaatggTGCCGGAGCTTCAAATGGAAACCTGGACCCGTGGTACAGCAAAACGAATGCTGTCCCTATTGGAGCTACTGCG CCTCCCATGGGCGTTGCATCTGGCGATCCTTGGCAAGCGAATAAACGATCCACGCCCGtgcctactgctgctgctgctgctgccagtggTGATCCGTGGCAGGCAAACACATCTGCTGTTAAGCTAGACCCGTGGGCTCCAGTTAGCAATAACTCAGCCACGGGAAGTGTTGGAGATTTGGAAGCTACCTTTGGCGCAGCTGGTGGA CCTCTGATGAATCGACCCTCGCCCGTTGGTGCTATCACTTCACCGGTTTCCGATCTGGACGAGTTTGACATTATTACCAAGCGGGCGGCAAGCAACAACAGTAGCGgcagcaccaccaacaacaataataatcacAATGCCGCTAGCAACAATCTGAATAACAACAGTT CACTGCTTCTCGGGGACCTAGATCCACTGTCATCCTCCGGCACGAACTCGAGCTCACCCAGCATGGGCGCGTCGACGGCCGCAAAGAAGACACCGCAATCGTTCCTCGGCGAAAACTCGGCCCTCGTAAACCTGGACAATCTAATCAAACCAATGCCGAGCGGTGGCAGTGTGGCAGCAGCGGCCACATCGTCCGCGGCTTACAATCCGTTCGGCGAAACCGGCGGTGCCGGTGCACCCGTACAGAAGAACCTATTCCAACAGAATCAACCTCAG GTTCCGTCCATCAATCAATTGAAACAGTCCCCGTTCCCAGTAACGCTTAATCAGGACCCATGGGCACCGGTTGCAAACATGACCACAGCGCAA GCCAAtctaaacaataacaatagcGCTCCCTGGATGAATCCTCAATCGTCGAATCCATTCCTCTCGTAA
- the LOC121592687 gene encoding epsin-1 isoform X4: MRKTDTQMNVAGIRRNIKNLAHNYSDAQVKVREATSNDPWGPSSTIMAEIADLTYNVVAFSEIMQMIWKRMNDHGKNWRHVYKALLLLEYLIKTGTEKVAQQCKENIYAIQTLKEFQYMEEGKDQGMHVREKAKQLVSLLKDDERLKNERARALKAKERFARTASGFGSDGSIDGPTQRDPRPPNWGEGEPIAGAATSGVGKPVSEIEFVRPQTVGEEELQLQLAMAMSREEAEQEEQKRRSDDVRLQLALSQSEQDFKKDGDPPAGSSALVDLLDISFGAASISSPSQQPLAGPSGTSGTIDPWGMPVAGGSRPTTTDPWSRTSSPPAVVDPWLNTASALPTAGPSTSKPPLLGADTWQPRTQSPSVTSGSSVEGWLQNGAGAGAAAAAGPMMMNGAGASNGNLDPWYSKTNAVPIGATAPPMGVASGDPWQANKRSTPVPTAAAAAASGDPWQANTSAVKLDPWAPVSNNSATGSVGDLEATFGAAGGPLMNRPSPVGAITSPVSDLDEFDIITKRAASNNSSGSTTNNNNNHNAASNNLNNNSSLLLGDLDPLSSSGTNSSSPSMGASTAAKKTPQSFLGENSALVNLDNLIKPMPSGGSVAAAATSSAAYNPFGETGGAGAPVQKNLFQQNQPQVPSINQLKQSPFPVTLNQDPWAPVANMTTAQHATSSSNGAWTLK, translated from the exons A TGAGGAAAACCGACACACAAATGAACGTAGCTGGCATACGTCGCAACATCAAGAACCTCGCCCACAACTACTCCGATGCGCAGGTGAAGGTGCGGGAAGCCACCTCGAACGACCCATGGGGCCCTTCGTCCACGATCATGGCGGAGATTGCCGACCTCACGTACAACGTGGTGGCCTTCTCCGAAATCATGCAGATGATCTGGAAGCGCATGAACGACCATGGCAAAAACTGGCGGCACGTGTACAAGGCACTG CTACTGCTGGAGTACCTCATCAAAACGGGTACGGAGAAGGTGGCGCAACAGTGCAAGGAAAATATCTACGCCATCCAAACGCTGAAGGAATTCCAGTACATGGAGGAGGGCAAGGATCAGGGCATGCACGTGCGCGAAAAGGCGAAACAGCTCGTATCGCTGCTAAAGGATGACGAGCGGCTGAAGAACGAGCGGGCCCGTGCCCTGAAGGCGAAGGAACGTTTCGCCCGAACGGCGAGCGGGTTCGGTAGCGATGGTTCGATCGATGGTCCAACGCAGCGTGACCCAAGG CCACCGAACTGGGGCGAAGGCGAACCGATTGCGGGGGCAGCAACGAGCGGTGTCGGCAAGCCGGTGTCTGAGATTGAGTTCGTGCGACCGCAGACGGTCGGCGAGGAGGAATTGCAGCTGCAGCTAGCGATGGCTATGTCGCGCGAGGAAGCGGAACAGGAGGAGCAAAAGCGCCGCAGCGACGATGTTCGATTGCAGTTGGCACTCAGCCAAAGCGAGCAGGACTTCAA GAAAGACGGCGATCCCCCAGCAGGAAGTAGCGCGTTGGTGGATTTGTTGGACATTTCTTTCGGAGCGGCATCCATAAGCAGCCCGTCTCAGCAACCGCTCGCCGGTCCCTCCGGTACCAGTGGTACGATCGATCCTTGGGGAATGCCCGTTGCCGGTGGATCCCGACCGACG ACGACGGATCCCTGGTCGCGAACCTCATCTCCGCCGGCGGTAGTAGATCCGTGGCTAAACACTGCATCGGCCCTACCTACGGCGGGACCATCCACCTCGAAACCTCCGCTGCTTGGAGCGGACACGTGGCAACCGCGCACACAATCGCCCTCGGTAACGTCTGGTTCGTCGGTTGAGGGTTGGTTGCAAAATGGTGCAGGTGCaggtgccgctgctgccgccggaccgatgatgatgaatggTGCCGGAGCTTCAAATGGAAACCTGGACCCGTGGTACAGCAAAACGAATGCTGTCCCTATTGGAGCTACTGCG CCTCCCATGGGCGTTGCATCTGGCGATCCTTGGCAAGCGAATAAACGATCCACGCCCGtgcctactgctgctgctgctgctgccagtggTGATCCGTGGCAGGCAAACACATCTGCTGTTAAGCTAGACCCGTGGGCTCCAGTTAGCAATAACTCAGCCACGGGAAGTGTTGGAGATTTGGAAGCTACCTTTGGCGCAGCTGGTGGA CCTCTGATGAATCGACCCTCGCCCGTTGGTGCTATCACTTCACCGGTTTCCGATCTGGACGAGTTTGACATTATTACCAAGCGGGCGGCAAGCAACAACAGTAGCGgcagcaccaccaacaacaataataatcacAATGCCGCTAGCAACAATCTGAATAACAACAGTT CACTGCTTCTCGGGGACCTAGATCCACTGTCATCCTCCGGCACGAACTCGAGCTCACCCAGCATGGGCGCGTCGACGGCCGCAAAGAAGACACCGCAATCGTTCCTCGGCGAAAACTCGGCCCTCGTAAACCTGGACAATCTAATCAAACCAATGCCGAGCGGTGGCAGTGTGGCAGCAGCGGCCACATCGTCCGCGGCTTACAATCCGTTCGGCGAAACCGGCGGTGCCGGTGCACCCGTACAGAAGAACCTATTCCAACAGAATCAACCTCAG GTTCCGTCCATCAATCAATTGAAACAGTCCCCGTTCCCAGTAACGCTTAATCAGGACCCATGGGCACCGGTTGCAAACATGACCACAGCGCAA CACGCCACGTCCAGTAGTAATGGGGCATGGACGCTAAAATAG
- the LOC121592687 gene encoding epsin-1 isoform X2, with amino-acid sequence MNVAGIRRNIKNLAHNYSDAQVKVREATSNDPWGPSSTIMAEIADLTYNVVAFSEIMQMIWKRMNDHGKNWRHVYKALLLLEYLIKTGTEKVAQQCKENIYAIQTLKEFQYMEEGKDQGMHVREKAKQLVSLLKDDERLKNERARALKAKERFARTASGFGSDGSIDGPTQRDPRPPNWGEGEPIAGAATSGVGKPVSEIEFVRPQTVGEEELQLQLAMAMSREEAEQEEQKRRSDDVRLQLALSQSEQDFKKDGDPPAGSSALVDLLDISFGAASISSPSQQPLAGPSGTSGTIDPWGMPVAGGSRPTTTDPWSRTSSPPAVVDPWLNTASALPTAGPSTSKPPLLGADTWQPRTQSPSVTSGSSVEGWLQNGAGAGAAAAAGPMMMNGAGASNGNLDPWYSKTNAVPIGATAPPMGVASGDPWQANKRSTPVPTAAAAAASGDPWQANTSAVKLDPWAPVSNNSATGSVGDLEATFGAAGGPLMNRPSPVGAITSPVSDLDEFDIITKRAASNNSSGSTTNNNNNHNAASNNLNNNSSLLLGDLDPLSSSGTNSSSPSMGASTAAKKTPQSFLGENSALVNLDNLIKPMPSGGSVAAAATSSAAYNPFGETGGAGAPVQKNLFQQNQPQVPSINQLKQSPFPVTLNQDPWAPVANMTTAQPTADEDETEYFPFPTVDVNANSELSSASYARAATDYQQQYQQQQPQNWPPPTAHLEHIDCRLNDTGVTIEDDIFNTNYAIAPSAAPGGNIERHLSAAQLDSTRPLRQLYDFHFAVDDDTLDVAGPGGGGTSAFTTTTTTDAFNHNDNRQGGGNNTTFADTCHANNNYHANLNNNNSAPWMNPQSSNPFLS; translated from the exons ATGAACGTAGCTGGCATACGTCGCAACATCAAGAACCTCGCCCACAACTACTCCGATGCGCAGGTGAAGGTGCGGGAAGCCACCTCGAACGACCCATGGGGCCCTTCGTCCACGATCATGGCGGAGATTGCCGACCTCACGTACAACGTGGTGGCCTTCTCCGAAATCATGCAGATGATCTGGAAGCGCATGAACGACCATGGCAAAAACTGGCGGCACGTGTACAAGGCACTG CTACTGCTGGAGTACCTCATCAAAACGGGTACGGAGAAGGTGGCGCAACAGTGCAAGGAAAATATCTACGCCATCCAAACGCTGAAGGAATTCCAGTACATGGAGGAGGGCAAGGATCAGGGCATGCACGTGCGCGAAAAGGCGAAACAGCTCGTATCGCTGCTAAAGGATGACGAGCGGCTGAAGAACGAGCGGGCCCGTGCCCTGAAGGCGAAGGAACGTTTCGCCCGAACGGCGAGCGGGTTCGGTAGCGATGGTTCGATCGATGGTCCAACGCAGCGTGACCCAAGG CCACCGAACTGGGGCGAAGGCGAACCGATTGCGGGGGCAGCAACGAGCGGTGTCGGCAAGCCGGTGTCTGAGATTGAGTTCGTGCGACCGCAGACGGTCGGCGAGGAGGAATTGCAGCTGCAGCTAGCGATGGCTATGTCGCGCGAGGAAGCGGAACAGGAGGAGCAAAAGCGCCGCAGCGACGATGTTCGATTGCAGTTGGCACTCAGCCAAAGCGAGCAGGACTTCAA GAAAGACGGCGATCCCCCAGCAGGAAGTAGCGCGTTGGTGGATTTGTTGGACATTTCTTTCGGAGCGGCATCCATAAGCAGCCCGTCTCAGCAACCGCTCGCCGGTCCCTCCGGTACCAGTGGTACGATCGATCCTTGGGGAATGCCCGTTGCCGGTGGATCCCGACCGACG ACGACGGATCCCTGGTCGCGAACCTCATCTCCGCCGGCGGTAGTAGATCCGTGGCTAAACACTGCATCGGCCCTACCTACGGCGGGACCATCCACCTCGAAACCTCCGCTGCTTGGAGCGGACACGTGGCAACCGCGCACACAATCGCCCTCGGTAACGTCTGGTTCGTCGGTTGAGGGTTGGTTGCAAAATGGTGCAGGTGCaggtgccgctgctgccgccggaccgatgatgatgaatggTGCCGGAGCTTCAAATGGAAACCTGGACCCGTGGTACAGCAAAACGAATGCTGTCCCTATTGGAGCTACTGCG CCTCCCATGGGCGTTGCATCTGGCGATCCTTGGCAAGCGAATAAACGATCCACGCCCGtgcctactgctgctgctgctgctgccagtggTGATCCGTGGCAGGCAAACACATCTGCTGTTAAGCTAGACCCGTGGGCTCCAGTTAGCAATAACTCAGCCACGGGAAGTGTTGGAGATTTGGAAGCTACCTTTGGCGCAGCTGGTGGA CCTCTGATGAATCGACCCTCGCCCGTTGGTGCTATCACTTCACCGGTTTCCGATCTGGACGAGTTTGACATTATTACCAAGCGGGCGGCAAGCAACAACAGTAGCGgcagcaccaccaacaacaataataatcacAATGCCGCTAGCAACAATCTGAATAACAACAGTT CACTGCTTCTCGGGGACCTAGATCCACTGTCATCCTCCGGCACGAACTCGAGCTCACCCAGCATGGGCGCGTCGACGGCCGCAAAGAAGACACCGCAATCGTTCCTCGGCGAAAACTCGGCCCTCGTAAACCTGGACAATCTAATCAAACCAATGCCGAGCGGTGGCAGTGTGGCAGCAGCGGCCACATCGTCCGCGGCTTACAATCCGTTCGGCGAAACCGGCGGTGCCGGTGCACCCGTACAGAAGAACCTATTCCAACAGAATCAACCTCAG GTTCCGTCCATCAATCAATTGAAACAGTCCCCGTTCCCAGTAACGCTTAATCAGGACCCATGGGCACCGGTTGCAAACATGACCACAGCGCAA CCAACTGCTGATGAGGACGAAACGGAATACTTTCCGTTCCCAACGGTTGATGTGAATGCAAACAGTGAGCTTTCATCAGCCTCTTACGCACGTGCGGCTACCGATTACCAACAGCAAtaccaacaacagcagccacaAAATTGGCCACCTCCAACGGCTCACTTGGAACACATCGACTGTCGTCTCAACGATACCGGTGTTACCATCGAGGATGACATTTTCAACACCAACTACGCAATCGCACCTTCCGCAGCGCCGGGTGGCAACATCGAACGACATCTGTCTGCTGCACAGCTGGATAGTACGCGCCCACTGCGTCAGCTGTACGATTTCCACTTTGCTGTCGATGACGATACGCTCGATGTTGCCGGTCCTGGTGGAGGAGGGACGTCGGcttttactactactactactacagaCGCTTTCAATCATAATGACAATCGTCAGGGTGGTGGCAATAATACGACCTTTGCTGATACATGTCACGCTAACAACAATTACCAC GCCAAtctaaacaataacaatagcGCTCCCTGGATGAATCCTCAATCGTCGAATCCATTCCTCTCGTAA
- the LOC121592712 gene encoding yrdC domain-containing protein, mitochondrial: MFFSNIISSVLTRVVVSSMKQTHKHRYSTRTRQNYSDANRRPHSLRYAPKDVSEQESKVISTNRKDAKAIAVAKLKAGEVIAIPTDTVYGLTCSANNPEAIHRLYNIKGRHELKPVAICVASIEDVRQWGETDHLNDELLSELFPGAVTLVVRRSSKLNNPALNPGVANIGIRITENKFIQHVCEAFQQPIALTSANKSSSKSTLNVEEFKELWCELGAVFDGGQLGLSEEQRAASTVIDLSEPERYKIIRWGVSVEKIIKTVERHNFREAE, from the coding sequence ATGTTTTTCAGCAACATTATTAGTAGTGTACTCACGCGCGTTGTAGTAAGCAgtatgaaacaaacacacaaacacaggtaCAGTACTCGTACTCGTCAAAACTATAGCGACGCTAATAGACGACCGCACTCATTGCGGTACGCACCGAAAGATGTCAGCGAGCAGGAGTCGAAGGTAATATCGACTAACCGTAAGGATGCAAAAGCGATAGCAGTGGCAAAGCTAAAGGCAGGCGAAGTGATTGCAATTCCCACAGATACCGTGTATGGGCTTACCTGCAGTGCCAACAATCCGGAAGCCATACACCGGTTGTACAATATTAAGGGCCGGCATGAGCTAAAACCCGTCGCCATATGTGTGGCCAGCATAGAGGATGTGCGACAGTGGGGCGAAACGGACCATCTAAATGATGAGCTGTTGAGTGAACTTTTCCCCGGAGCGGTAACGCTCGTGGTGCGAAGATCGTCGAAATTAAACAATCCCGCGCTGAACCCGGGTGTGGCAAACATTGGCATAAGAATTACGGAAAACAAATTCATACAGCATGTGTGTGAAGCGTTTCAGCAGCCGATAGCATTGACCAGTGCTAACAAAAGCTCCAgcaaaagcactctgaatgtGGAAGAGTTTAAAGAACTGTGGTGTGAGCTAGGGGCCGTGTTCGATGGAGGTCAGTTAGGTTTGTCGGAGGAGCAAAGGGCCGCATCCACGGTCATCGATCTATCCGAACCGGAGCGCTACAAGATCATTCGTTGGGGTGTTTCAGTggaaaaaattattaaaacagTTGAAAGGCATAACTTTCGCGAAGCGGAGTAG
- the LOC121592728 gene encoding DNA-directed RNA polymerase III subunit RPC10 → MLMFCPTCGNLLLVEESTDSLRFSCNTCPYICKIRRTISSRIYPTLKEVDHVMGGSAAWENVDSTDAVCPSCSHNRAYFMQMQTRSADEPMTTFYKCCNQTCGHNWRD, encoded by the exons ATGTTGATGTTCTGTCCCACATGCGGTAatttgctgctggtggaagAGAGCACCGACTCGCTCAGGTTTTCCTGCAACACGTGTCCATACATCTGCAAGATCCGGAGAACTATTTCCAGCCGCATCTACCCCACGCTGAAG GAGGTAGACCATGTGATGGGCGGTTCCGCTGCATGGGAGAACGTTGACTCAACCGATGCCGTATGCCCTTCCTGCTCACATAATCGAGCTTACTTTATGCAAATGCAGACCCGTTCGGCGGACGAACCGATGACCACGTTTTACAAGTGCTGCAATCAAACGTGTGGTCATAACTGGCGTGATTAA